The Toxorhynchites rutilus septentrionalis strain SRP chromosome 1, ASM2978413v1, whole genome shotgun sequence genome contains the following window.
aatgataattactactccagcgacaagtcatccacaccgtctgatgtgaaatacaagttcaagcacaagtttgaaaaaaaggttatgttgtacatcgccatctccgaccggggcatttcaaagccttggtttaagccgagcggtctggctatcaaccaacaaatctatcgagaagagtgcctcgataaaatcctgctgccgttccagaacgagcatcacgcggatgggaagtacgtcttctggccggacaaggcgtcttcccattacgccaagaagacgctggcgtatcttgaggggaaaaagataccgttcgtgccgataGATCGTAACCCAATAACGTAACGTAACTTGCTTACGTTATTGGGTTACTTGTTAGATCGTAACCCAATAACGTAACgtaacttgccccagtgccgcccaatagaggatttctttggctcactcagtgccctagtgtataaaaacaattggagggccaaggacacgaagcaactgcgtcgaacagcagacaaCGGCCCTTACtccaacattcactgacatttttttgaagaaaatacattatgttatcaataaaaaatactgaaattgatggaaaaaataaatttatatgtgattgaaaaaattctcattttttatttaacacccgttaagtggggaatgaattaagaacaaaATATCGGAAATGGTCGAGGTAGCCTTGTTTTGGCGTGAGATTGTTCTATAATAAGTTGTACGTAAAGGCGATATTATAATGCAAAAGTTTGCAGgggaaataaaaaaacataaatggaATCCTATAACAATTGGAAAGCGATACACAAAACTTCTTGGAcaatgattgaaaaaatcaatgttgTATTTCtgttgacgttgtacagaaccttatggacggggtaaagaggaaggtgcgagcatacgggcttgggctcgaagtatgaaaaatggaaaatgccaaaagttgtttaatagtttttattttactgtctaaaattttcaaaaggatcggtctactgggcgaatttctacagcgttttttccgtgatgcaatttgatgtgacacactctttaGAAAACATTCGCGACTATTAATCAATTAATCAATTCATGGCAATTGACACAGTTAATCtggattttatttcaatttaaaattaaCGTCTCTAAAACCACCCTGTAATAGTCCATTGGTTGAGTAGACAACAAGTAAttaatgtacactgagaaaacacTGAAAAATTGGCACCTTGGATAGACTcgattttaaaacttttttttatattttcaatggTGTATTTACGCAAAAAATAGTCTGAACATACTATGAAATatcttcacaaaattgaacgtaAGTCAAACATCTTCGAATTGAAGCTATTTCTACACATTTGTCTTTATTCTGCATTCTGTAGTTCCGAAGGCGAacggcgtgactatagtttgtttATAGATGATGTTTGCAATCGAGTTCTGTTCTGTTATCGACTCGGGGAAGGAATAGGAACAAACAAAGGACTACTTTCAGAATAAAGTGAATCTCGCAGAGCAGAACCGTCCCTGTGGCAGTTCGTGTGACAATCATGTATCTCCATCACCTGTATACGACAATATTAgtgtaaacaaaaaaacacgCAATTATAATACCTTTATCTGATCTGCCTGTACATTATGAAATAAGCGAGGAGTTTCCGCTCAGAACACAAACTGTTCGACCAATAGAACTACCAGAATAATCACAAGTACAGCTAGCACAAACAGCATCATGCCCATCTGATAGCAACAAAAGAACTTTCGCTTGGCCACCCGCCACTGACAGCGTCGAGCTGCTTGCAATCTTTGAACCGCATTAGCAACATGCGCAGATGCTATCTCAACATTACCTTCCGCTAGCTGCAGTATACTTCCGTGATCCATTATCAAGGTGGAGAACAGCACAAACAGATCGCGCATCTCAACCAATGATCGTTCCAGCGCCAACAGCTCCTGGTGACGGCCCTCCAAGGAAGCGAGGGTATGGAGGGCTTCCTCCACAGTCTGTGGTTGTGTCGTGTGACAGTCTCCTGGCGGAAATTGGTGGAGTTGAATCTCTTCCAGTAGTGTTTCGGAGGGTCCGCGCTCAGATGGATCTTCATCCTCAACGAGAgatgctgaaaattttgttcgaTCGTGAGCAAGAGAAGTACTGAATTGACTCAAAAATTGGCACATACAAACCGATTTGAATCGCGTGAGTTTTTCTTCGTACCGCCGAATTACTCCCCAgtatctccaataggctttgaTGTAGATTGTTTTTAGACAATCTAACTGAACACTACGAGCGCGGCTAACTAAATCATCCCCCTCACCAACATCCGGTTTGTCCAGCTCAGTCTGCAGTTGCTTCACGGCGGTATAAACGGTGTAGCACAAGTTCGCGTTTCTCTTCAGCTTGTGTTCAACTCTCGCGTAGTCTTCGGCAAAAATGGTCACCTCAATGTCCAGCACGTTTCGTTGCAGGTCACGAATCCGGTGGAAGATCTCTGAAAACTACTGTTGGTGTGGTGCTTGTCCCGAATCCCGCGTCTCATTCAGATCAATTACTCACCCGATCCAGATCCTCCAGTAGAATCTCCTGATTGTGCAGCGTAAGAAATTCATGCTCCTGGACAAATTTGTACTCGAAATCCTTGAAGGTGCTCTTCTGGAATACGAAATGCCTTTACTCTGGGGGAAAAACGAAAGGTCAATCCAAATAACCtccaacatttcattgaaaCGATCTCTCACCATTctcaaatggattttttttaaaccacaaCATATTATTGCAAAGCGCAACCGGCTGCCAGGTACTGAATGAGGGCGCGAAATAAAACGCGGTGATGGTGCTGTCTGTTTTGCTCAGTTCCCTAATGAATGATAATAGGTTTCGATAATATCGCGGCTAGTTATGAGAGTGTGAAAAGAGCGAcactt
Protein-coding sequences here:
- the LOC129761910 gene encoding syntaxin-1A-like isoform X1 — protein: MVRDRFNEMLEKSTFKDFEYKFVQEHEFLTLHNQEILLEDLDRFSEIFHRIRDLQRNVLDIEVTIFAEDYARVEHKLKRNANLCYTVYTAVKQLQTELDKPDVGEGDDLVSRARSVQLDCLKTIYIKAYWRYWGVIRRYEEKLTRFKSVSSLVEDEDPSERGPSETLLEEIQLHQFPPGDCHTTQPQTVEEALHTLASLEGRHQELLALERSLVEMRDLFVLFSTLIMDHGSILQLAEGNVEIASAHVANAVQRLQAARRCQWRVAKRKFFCCYQMGMMLFVLAVLVIILVVLLVEQFVF
- the LOC129761910 gene encoding syntaxin-1A-like isoform X2, producing the protein MKSTFKDFEYKFVQEHEFLTLHNQEILLEDLDRFSEIFHRIRDLQRNVLDIEVTIFAEDYARVEHKLKRNANLCYTVYTAVKQLQTELDKPDVGEGDDLVSRARSVQLDCLKTIYIKAYWRYWGVIRRYEEKLTRFKSVSSLVEDEDPSERGPSETLLEEIQLHQFPPGDCHTTQPQTVEEALHTLASLEGRHQELLALERSLVEMRDLFVLFSTLIMDHGSILQLAEGNVEIASAHVANAVQRLQAARRCQWRVAKRKFFCCYQMGMMLFVLAVLVIILVVLLVEQFVF